From Terriglobia bacterium, a single genomic window includes:
- a CDS encoding YdcF family protein: protein MARVWEQMVRGLGAVTVIAFLLVSLTPASNIAGHRLAVTSEPPQQADAIVVLGSGLMPGGVLNEESMRRVIKGIELFKKGMAPLLVVSGTGRFESPAPSEAAVRAKLAEEMGIPPAAILKEETANTTHEESIHISSTLRGRNAARILLVTESLHMRRASQVFERAGLQVQPAASADYPAIVRSPGDRLWLAMRIAQESIALIYYRLAGYI, encoded by the coding sequence GTGGCAAGAGTCTGGGAGCAGATGGTCCGCGGCCTTGGCGCCGTTACAGTTATTGCTTTTCTCCTCGTTTCGCTGACCCCCGCGAGTAATATCGCCGGGCATAGGCTGGCTGTCACGTCCGAGCCTCCACAGCAGGCTGATGCGATCGTCGTTCTTGGCTCAGGGCTTATGCCTGGAGGCGTTTTGAATGAAGAGTCGATGCGGCGGGTGATTAAAGGTATCGAGCTCTTTAAAAAGGGGATGGCGCCGCTTCTGGTGGTGTCCGGGACCGGACGTTTTGAGTCTCCGGCTCCAAGTGAAGCAGCGGTCAGGGCAAAACTCGCCGAAGAGATGGGAATTCCGCCCGCCGCAATCCTGAAAGAAGAAACGGCAAACACAACCCACGAGGAATCTATTCACATTTCCAGCACCCTCCGGGGCCGGAATGCCGCCCGGATTTTACTTGTCACGGAATCCCTTCACATGCGGCGAGCAAGCCAGGTGTTCGAGCGCGCCGGCCTGCAGGTGCAGCCCGCGGCCTCAGCCGACTACCCCGCGATCGTGAGATCGCCCGGCGACAGGCTGTGGCTGGCGATGCGGATTGCACAGGAAAGTATTGCCCTGATTTACTACCGCCTCGCCGGATATATCTGA